Proteins co-encoded in one Kutzneria chonburiensis genomic window:
- a CDS encoding inositol monophosphatase family protein → MTLLSSRSIQPVDPGLLSRALEVAGRLANDASDVITATAGRGARPESKDSPFDWVTDTDRTLERHTRRVLASEFPGIPVHGDAYGADEEIDAAPYRWVVDPVDGTTNYVAGIPWCAYSLALLDEHGPVVGVVADPYRAQIYAAARGRGTRANGTPVKLADKSEVAGAVMCTEWTKTGPWPGMDNFIARAAKARAGVRVLGSAALSVAQVALGHAAAAVLHGYHEWDVAGAVALAVESGAVVLDRRGSGDPLPLDGLLVAAPGVADEVLTWWQESLDVAATRSDPQRLPT, encoded by the coding sequence GTGACCCTCTTGTCCTCCCGATCGATTCAGCCGGTTGACCCCGGGCTGCTGTCCCGGGCACTGGAGGTCGCCGGCCGCCTGGCCAACGACGCCTCCGACGTGATCACGGCGACGGCCGGCCGGGGCGCGCGGCCGGAGTCCAAGGACTCCCCGTTCGACTGGGTCACCGACACCGACCGCACGCTGGAGCGCCACACCCGCCGCGTGCTGGCCAGCGAGTTCCCCGGCATCCCGGTGCACGGCGACGCGTACGGCGCGGACGAGGAGATCGACGCCGCGCCCTACCGCTGGGTGGTCGACCCGGTCGACGGCACCACCAACTACGTGGCCGGCATCCCGTGGTGCGCCTACAGCCTGGCGCTGCTCGACGAGCACGGACCGGTGGTCGGCGTGGTCGCCGACCCGTACCGGGCCCAGATCTACGCCGCCGCGCGGGGCCGTGGCACCCGGGCCAACGGCACGCCGGTCAAGCTGGCCGACAAGTCCGAGGTCGCCGGGGCCGTGATGTGCACGGAGTGGACCAAAACCGGTCCGTGGCCGGGCATGGACAACTTCATCGCCCGCGCGGCGAAGGCCCGTGCCGGCGTGCGGGTATTGGGTTCGGCGGCGCTGTCCGTGGCGCAGGTCGCGCTGGGGCATGCCGCCGCGGCCGTACTGCACGGCTATCACGAGTGGGACGTCGCCGGCGCGGTGGCGCTGGCCGTGGAATCCGGCGCGGTCGTGCTGGACCGGCGCGGCTCCGGTGATCCGCTGCCGCTGGACGGCCTGCTGGTCGCGGCCCCCGGCGTGGCCGACGAGGTGCTCACGTGGTGGCAGGAGTCCTTGGACGTCGCAGCCACCAGATCAGACCCGCAGCGACTGCCCACGTGA
- a CDS encoding alpha/beta hydrolase yields the protein MFTKMVVTLAMAAGLTTGGMSEPPQWQPCPIGGVPLDCTSVQVPLDYQHPDGAKIGIEVSRLKAKGQRRGVLVMNPGGPGSPGIQMPAQLAPALPTSVTDEYDLIGFDPRGTGQSAPVTCAFTPDQLDLGKLGLYPAPDGSIGAAADEAKMLAKQCSDASGPNLKYVTTNNTARDIDRIRAMLGEQKISYYGTSYGTYLGAVYASMYPQRTDRVVLDSVNEPSGNWRNTFRNFAVGTAERFPDFESWAAAQDATLHLGATPDAVRATYFALAAQLDQKPMQTKTGPVSGNTFREQTREYLYNTITFPYLAQLWQAVQAGNADAVQINPAIATILPGAFAIWCNDSKWSRNVAMYQRDVLKDRQQYPLTAGMPASIPPCAFWPYQQAEPTTRITDHGPSNILLVQNERDPATPIEGAMAMRKALGNRARMITADEGGHGAYLLTGNACLDNLTTKFLVDGTKPAGDVRC from the coding sequence ATGTTCACAAAGATGGTGGTCACGCTGGCGATGGCGGCCGGCCTGACCACAGGGGGAATGTCGGAACCACCGCAGTGGCAACCGTGTCCGATCGGCGGCGTGCCGCTGGACTGCACGTCGGTGCAGGTGCCGCTGGACTACCAGCACCCGGACGGGGCGAAGATCGGCATCGAGGTGTCGCGGCTCAAGGCCAAGGGGCAGCGGCGCGGGGTGCTGGTGATGAACCCGGGCGGACCGGGCTCGCCGGGCATTCAGATGCCGGCGCAGCTGGCGCCGGCCCTGCCGACGAGCGTGACGGACGAGTACGACCTGATCGGCTTCGACCCGCGCGGAACAGGTCAGAGTGCGCCGGTGACCTGTGCGTTCACGCCGGACCAGCTGGACCTGGGCAAGCTGGGTCTGTACCCGGCGCCGGACGGGTCGATCGGGGCGGCCGCGGACGAGGCGAAGATGCTGGCCAAGCAGTGCTCGGACGCCTCGGGCCCGAACCTGAAGTACGTCACGACCAACAACACGGCCCGGGACATCGACCGGATCCGAGCGATGCTCGGCGAGCAGAAGATCTCCTACTACGGCACGTCATACGGCACCTACCTCGGCGCGGTCTACGCCTCGATGTACCCGCAGCGAACCGACCGGGTGGTGCTGGACAGCGTGAACGAGCCGAGTGGCAACTGGCGCAACACGTTCCGGAACTTCGCGGTCGGCACGGCCGAGCGGTTCCCGGACTTCGAGAGCTGGGCGGCGGCGCAGGACGCGACGCTCCACCTGGGCGCGACGCCCGACGCGGTACGGGCGACCTACTTCGCGCTGGCGGCGCAGCTGGACCAGAAGCCGATGCAGACCAAGACGGGTCCGGTGTCCGGCAACACCTTCCGCGAGCAGACCCGGGAATACCTGTACAACACCATCACCTTCCCCTACCTCGCGCAGCTGTGGCAGGCGGTGCAGGCAGGCAACGCGGACGCGGTGCAGATCAACCCGGCCATCGCGACGATCCTGCCGGGGGCCTTCGCGATCTGGTGCAACGACTCGAAGTGGTCGAGGAATGTCGCCATGTACCAACGAGATGTGCTGAAGGACCGCCAGCAGTACCCGCTCACGGCCGGCATGCCGGCGAGTATTCCGCCCTGCGCCTTCTGGCCGTACCAGCAGGCCGAGCCGACGACCCGGATCACCGACCACGGGCCATCCAACATCCTGTTGGTGCAGAACGAACGCGATCCGGCGACGCCGATCGAGGGAGCCATGGCCATGCGCAAGGCGCTGGGCAACCGGGCCCGGATGATCACGGCTGACGAAGGCGGCCACGGGGCGTATCTGTTGACGGGCAACGCCTGCCTCGACAACTTGACGACCAAGTTCCTGGTCGACGGCACGAAACCGGCCGGCGACGTGCGCTGCTAG
- a CDS encoding M1 family metallopeptidase, whose amino-acid sequence MGRFALRSTVFVTLATTVAGLLLAGTAVAAPAPGGQTVGDPYYPTDGNTGYDVGHYDLRLQYQPSTDQLSGTATILATATQDLSQFSFDFGLHTDSVLVNNVPATYSSTGAKLVITPATYLAKGSPITVVVRYDGIPSQVTINGEQDWLRTPDGAQAVQEPHMAAFWYPANDHPTDKATYDVSVAVPDGTQVISNGTLVSSPSRLGQTRWNWRSTKPQATYLTFIAIGKYEIRRTTGPDGKPVISAYSTAIGANRDAAIASVERTPEVLAWESSLFGPFPFEAQGGVVPGVDFGFALETQTRPVYTPAFFNGGSDVSVIVHENAHQWFGDAVSVNRWSNIWLNEGFASYAEWLWSEKEGEGTAQQLFDYYYNLYPASDARWQILTGDPGADHQFSGFGVYTRGALALHALRTTVGDDNFFAILKAWVASREYSDGTINQFIGIAEKVSGKPLHDLFQQWLFTPAKPALASSFAAHTTSVKPKSAAQIDRTRDLLSSANH is encoded by the coding sequence ATGGGGAGGTTCGCCTTGAGATCCACCGTGTTCGTCACGCTCGCGACCACCGTCGCCGGGCTGCTGCTCGCCGGCACCGCGGTCGCCGCGCCCGCGCCCGGCGGCCAGACCGTCGGCGACCCCTACTATCCGACCGACGGCAACACCGGTTACGACGTCGGCCACTACGACTTACGCCTGCAGTACCAGCCGTCCACCGATCAGCTCAGCGGCACGGCGACCATCCTGGCCACTGCCACCCAGGACCTGTCGCAGTTCTCGTTCGACTTCGGTCTGCACACCGATTCCGTGCTCGTCAACAACGTGCCGGCCACGTACAGCAGTACCGGAGCGAAGCTCGTCATCACGCCGGCCACGTACCTGGCCAAGGGCAGCCCCATCACCGTCGTCGTTCGGTATGACGGGATTCCGTCGCAGGTCACCATCAACGGCGAGCAGGACTGGCTGCGGACCCCCGACGGCGCGCAGGCCGTGCAGGAGCCGCACATGGCCGCGTTCTGGTATCCCGCCAACGACCACCCCACCGACAAGGCCACTTACGACGTGTCCGTGGCCGTGCCCGACGGCACCCAGGTGATCTCCAACGGGACGCTCGTCAGCTCGCCCAGCAGGCTCGGGCAGACCCGGTGGAACTGGCGCAGCACCAAGCCCCAGGCCACGTACCTGACCTTCATCGCCATCGGTAAGTACGAGATCCGGCGGACCACGGGGCCCGACGGCAAGCCCGTCATCAGCGCCTACTCCACCGCCATCGGCGCCAACCGTGACGCCGCCATCGCCTCCGTTGAGCGCACCCCCGAGGTCCTGGCCTGGGAATCCTCGCTGTTCGGACCCTTCCCGTTCGAGGCGCAGGGCGGCGTCGTGCCCGGCGTCGACTTCGGCTTCGCCCTGGAGACCCAGACCCGTCCCGTCTACACACCCGCGTTCTTCAACGGCGGCTCCGACGTCTCCGTGATCGTGCACGAGAACGCCCACCAGTGGTTCGGCGACGCCGTGTCGGTGAACCGGTGGAGCAACATCTGGCTCAACGAGGGCTTCGCGAGCTACGCCGAGTGGCTGTGGTCGGAGAAGGAGGGCGAGGGCACCGCCCAGCAGCTCTTCGACTACTACTACAACCTCTACCCGGCTTCCGACGCCCGCTGGCAGATCCTCACCGGTGACCCCGGCGCCGACCACCAGTTCTCCGGCTTCGGCGTCTACACCCGTGGCGCGCTCGCGCTGCACGCCCTGCGCACCACCGTCGGCGACGACAACTTCTTCGCCATCCTCAAGGCGTGGGTCGCTTCGCGGGAGTACAGCGACGGCACCATCAACCAGTTCATCGGCATCGCCGAGAAGGTCTCCGGCAAGCCCCTGCACGACCTGTTCCAGCAGTGGCTGTTCACGCCGGCCAAGCCCGCCCTGGCGTCTTCCTTCGCCGCCCACACGACTTCGGTCAAGCCCAAGTCCGCGGCCCAGATCGACCGCACCCGCGACCTGTTGTCCTCCGCCAACCACTGA
- a CDS encoding DUF3592 domain-containing protein: protein MVENAVATRPADTAAPRRSRWVFFGLDKLTPGRRAWLIAVVSTAVLLTVMSLLLIVGAWRDDHAIESRMGHADADVLSAAFDRTVVRFTTPDGAAHSPFNGVLYPQDLQAGQRVQVEYDTAHPNDLVRVAGRDYRLTFLPFGMLVGITWAVAAGLIWWLRRPRTPATT from the coding sequence GTGGTGGAGAACGCAGTCGCGACCCGACCGGCGGACACGGCCGCGCCTCGGCGGTCACGCTGGGTGTTCTTCGGCCTGGACAAGCTCACGCCCGGCCGTCGTGCCTGGCTGATCGCAGTGGTGAGCACGGCAGTGCTGCTCACGGTGATGAGCCTGCTGTTGATCGTCGGGGCCTGGCGGGACGACCACGCCATCGAATCCCGCATGGGCCACGCCGACGCCGACGTGCTCTCGGCGGCCTTCGACCGGACCGTAGTGAGGTTCACCACGCCCGACGGCGCGGCCCACAGCCCGTTCAACGGCGTGCTCTACCCGCAGGACCTCCAGGCGGGCCAGCGCGTGCAGGTCGAGTACGACACCGCGCACCCGAACGACCTGGTCCGGGTGGCCGGCCGGGACTACCGGCTGACGTTCCTGCCGTTCGGGATGCTGGTCGGCATCACGTGGGCAGTCGCTGCGGGTCTGATCTGGTGGCTGCGACGTCCAAGGACTCCTGCCACCACGTGA